The Acanthopagrus latus isolate v.2019 chromosome 6, fAcaLat1.1, whole genome shotgun sequence genome includes a region encoding these proteins:
- the ngfb gene encoding nerve growth factor, which yields MRSSMLVLFLLFSAQAVAAIGGAAQQQCPGSNPSTVPTVDPKLFTKRRYLSPRVLFSAQPPDAEPAGSQGASRSRHRRAGQPQHRGVYSVCESISVWVGNKTTATDISGNEVTVLPDVNINNVNKKQYFFETTCHSARSGSSGCLGIDARHWNSYCTNSHTFVRALTSFKNLVAWRLIRINVACVCVLSRKSWRQ from the coding sequence ATGAGGTCGTCCATGCTGgtcctgttcctcctcttcagtGCCCAGGCTGTGGCGGCCATCGgaggagcagcacagcagcagtgtccAGGCAGTAACCCCAGCACCGTCCCCACAGTGGACCCCAAACTCTTCACCAAACGCCGCTACCTCTCACCCAGGGTGCTCTTCAGCGCTCAGCCCCCCGATGCAGAGCCGGCAGGGTCACAGGGCGCCAGCAGAAGCAGGCACAGGCGAGCTGGGCAGCCTCAGCACCGTGGAGTTTACTCAGTGTGTGAGAGCATCAGCGTCTGGGTGGGCAACAAGACCACAGCCACAGACATCTCAGGCAACGAGGTGACGGTGCTGCCGGACGTAAACATCAACAATGTCAACAAGAAGCAGTACTTCTTCGAGACGACGTGTCACAGCGCCCGATCGGGCAGCTCTGGCTGTTTGGGAATCGATGCAAGACACTGGAACTCCTACTGCACCAACTCACACACTTTTGTACGGGCGCTGACTTCCTTTAAGAACTTGGTGGCATGGAGGCTCATACGCATCAACGtggcctgcgtgtgtgtgctgagtcGGAAGTCGTGGCGGCAATGA